The DNA segment TCCAGCGTTAGGGGTAGAATTAAAAACTATCCCGATTAATGCACAAGGTAAACCACTGGAAACAACCTTTGTCTGTGTCGCGCCCTTAACCGGTAACCACGGTGTTACTTGGCAAACCTGCAGCGTCGCCAATAAATTGAAACAAGTATTGTGGATCCCGGTGCTTGGTGAGCGTGATATTCCGGTGGCAGAACGTATTGTCGGTTCACCACTGCTCTGGCAACCCGATGAAATTGAAAATATGCAGCTGCAAGAAGATTGGGAAGAGTTAATGGATATGATCGCGCTTGGACAGGTGGAACAGATCACCGCGCATCACGGTAAATACTTACAGCTTCGCCCTAAGGCTGCCAATAATAAGATCCGTACTAAAGCCTACGGTAGCGAAGGCGAGATCATTCAGGTGCGACCACGTGGATTTTATCTCAAAAAGGCATTTACCCATCAATTACTCAAAAAACACTTCAATATCTGAGCTACCTAAGAAATCAAAATGGTAAATCTCAAGCAAAAAAAAGGCCCGTCAGAAGACGGACCTTAAACTGCATGAAAAATGGGTTATTTACTTTTACGTTTACCCAATTTTTCTTTAATACGTGCAGCTTTACCAGTAAGACCACGTAGGTAGTATAGCTTAGCTTTACGAACATCGCCGTGACGCTTAACAGTGATGCTTGCTACCACTGGAGAATGTGTTTGGAATACACGTTCCACACCTTCACCGTTTGAAGTGATTTTACGTACTGTGAATGCAGAGTGCAGACCACGGTTACGGATAGCGATAACTACGCCTTCAAAAGCCTGTAGACGTGATTTGTCACCTTCAACAACTTTTACTTGTACTACAACTGTAGCACCTGGGCCAAAAGTTGGTAGATCTGTTTTCATTTGCTCTTGTTCGATCTGTGCAATTATGTTGCTCATTTTCTATACCCTAGAATAAACTGAAAAACTCTACTTTAACTCGCGACTTTCGCGAACGATCTCAACAAGAAGTTTCTCTTGCAGATCAGTCAGAGCTAGGTTACTTAATAAATCAGGTCGTCGTTCTAACGTTCGAGCTAAGGACTGTTTCTGTCTATATTGGCTAATTTTACTATGATTGCCGCTAAGGAGAACCTTAGGAACAGCCAACCCATCTAACACTTCCGGACGCGTATAATGCGGACAATCTAACAGACCATCTGCAAACGAATCTTGCTCCGCGGATGCCTGAGTGCCTAAAACACCCGGTATCATGCGTGAAACTGCATCAATTATCGTCATTGCGGCAAGTTCGCCACCGGTTAACACGAAGTCACCGATAGACCACTCTTCATCAACTTCCGATTGGATGATACGCTCATCGATACCTTCATAACGACCACAAATAAAAATCATCTTCTCATTTGTTGCCAAGTCCAGTACGCCAGCTTGATCCAATTTACGTCCTTGCGGTGAAAGATAAATAACTTTCGCCTCACCACCTGCTGCCTGTTTTGCTGCATGGATAGCATCTCGTAATGGTTGAACCATCATCAACATGCCAGGGCCTCCACCATAAGGGCGATCATCGACCGTCTTATGTTTATCGTGGGCAAAATCTCTTGGGTTCCAAGTTTGAAACTTAAGCAGATCGCGTTTTATTGCTCGACCGATAACTCCTTGTTCAGTGATGGCATTAAACATCTCTGGAAAAAGGCTTATAACCCCTAACCACATACTAGCCTCCACTGACAACGAGTCTTAAAAACTCGGGTCCCAATTAACAATAATTTTTTGAGCGGTAATATCAACACTGATAATTACTTGCCCATCAAGATACGGAACTAACCGCTCTTTTTTTCCGAAAGCATCTGTTGCATTGGCTTTAATGACTAATACGTCGTTAGAACCAGTTTCCATCATATCAGTGACTTTGCCTAACGTATAACCCTTGTCTGTCTCAACAGAGCAGCCAATCAGATCACGCCAGTAAAATTCATCTTCTAATTCAGGAAGTTGATCAGCGTTAATAGCAATTTCAGCACCCGTAAGGGACTGCGCTTCTTCACGCACATCAATACCAGCTAACTTAGCAATTAAACCTTTGCCATGACGTTTGAAATCTTCAAGCGCCACTTCAACCCACTCGCCCTTTTGCTCGATGAGCCAAGGTGAATAGTTGAAGATCCCTTCAGGAATATCGGTAAAGGAGTTGATTTTCATCCAGCCCTTAATGCCGTAAACAGCACCAAGACGACCAACTACCATAGGTTTGTCAGTTGAACTCACAAGATCTCCTTACCTTAAGATAATTAAGCAGCTTTAGCAGCGTCTTTGATTAACTTAGCAACTGTGTTAGAAACTGTAGCGCCTTTAGCAACCCAAGCTTCAATTTTCACGTTGTCAAGACGAACACGTTCTTCTTGACCAGTAGCCATTGGGTTAAAGAAACCTAGCTTCTCGATGAATTTACCATCACGAGCATTACGGCTGTCTGTAACAACAACTGTGTAGAACGGTGATTTCTTAGAACCACCACGAGATAAACGAATAGTTACCATATCGTCCTCTTTATAAATTAAGTGTGTATTCCGACCTTGCACTGACAAGGCCCCAAAGTGTTCAAATAGCACTCACGAATGAGACGATTCGAAGTCGCGCAATTTTACTCTTATTTTAATTAAATGCAACCTTATTGTGTGTCATGACTACTTTAGTTAACGCTATTTATACTATAACCAATCATTATATTGCTATTACGCCGATTAGGAGCGGATTAGCAAGCATGAGCGGAAACAAAAAAACCCTGCTAGTATTAGCAAGGCTTGGCATAAAACACATATCGAAGGACGAGATTAAACCACGGTGTTAATTAACCAAATGGTCCTTTACCACCGCCCATACCACCCATGCCGCCGCCCATTCCTGGTGGCATCATACCTTTCATTTTACCCATCATTTTCTTCATGCCGCCTTTACCCGACATTTTTTTCATCATTTTCTGCATCTGCGTAAACTGTTTAAGTAGTTTATTCACATCTTGGATCTGGGTACCAGAACCCGTCGCAATACGGCGCTTACGCGAGCCTTTGATGATATCTGGACGTTTACGCTCTGCGGGTGTCATTGAATTAATGATCGCTTCCATACGGTTGGTTAATTTATCATCCATTTGATCTTTAACCGCATCAGGAACCTGGCTCATGCCCGGTAACTTATCCATCATGCTCATCATGCCACCCATGCTTTTCATTTGCACAAGCTGGTCACGGAAATCTTCTAAATCAAAACCTTGACCTTTCTGAACTTTTTTCGCCAGTTTTGCGGCTTTGTCTTTATCTACGTTACGTTCGACTTCTTCGATAAGTGATAGCACATCACCCATGCCCAAAATACGCGATGCGATACGTTCAGGATGGAAAGGTTCTAACGCATCAATTTTTTCGCCCATACCGATAAACTTAATTGGCTTACCGGTGATATGGCGAATAGATAATGCAGCACCACCACGTGCATCGCCATCGGCTTTGGTTAAGATGATACCTGTTAATGGTAACATCTCATTAAATGCTGCGGCTGTGTTTGCCGCATCTTGACCTGTCATGGCATCCACAACAAACAGTGTTTCGACAGGATTAATCGCCGCATGTAGATCTTGAATTTCCTGCATCATGTCAGTATCAACATGTAAACGACCCGCAGTATCGACAATCACCACATCAATAAATGACTTACGTGCGTATGCGATTGCCGCGTTGGCAATATCAACTGGCTTTTGCCCGATATTACTTGGAAAGAATTCAACATCCACTTCTGCAGCTAATGTTTCTAGCTGTTTGATTGCCGCAGGACGGTAAACGTCTGTACTCACAACCAATACTGATTTTTTCTCACGTTCTTTTAAGAACAGTGATAATTTCGCTACCGTGGTAGTTTTACCCGCACCTTGTAAACCAGCCATCATTAATACGGCTGGCGGTTGCGCAGCAAGATTTAATGTTTCGTTAGCATTACCCATTGCCGACTCAAGCTCAGCTTGCACAATCTTAATGAAGGCTTGGCCTGGATTCAGACTCTTAGATACATCTTGGCCTAGGGCATTTTCTTTCACATTTTTAATAAATTCGCGTACGACAGGTAAAGCAACATCCGCTTCGAGTAACGCCATGCGTACTTCACGTAGTGTGTCTTTGACATTATCTTCAGTCAAACGACCACGGCCGCTGACGTTTTTTAGCGTAGCCGATAAGCGATCGGTTAAATTCTCAAACATGACGTTATCCGTTATAAATTAAATTAAATTCAATAATTACTGATGATTATAACCCTATTTAAGGGCAAAAATCACACTCTCAATGTGTTGCTAGGTATTGTTTTATAAAAAAATAATATTTTCCTTTCCAAATAATGCATTTGAATATAGCTCTATAAGGTGAGCAAGCGTATACTGGACTGCATAATTACATATAAATCAACATTAAAGTGAGCCCTATGGAACTGTTTGCTCTTGGCGCTATTATTTTCTATATAGCTGCAATTTATCATTGCATTAAAGCCTTAACTGTAAAACAACAGGCGAGTATACGTACTATTTTCACCTTAGGCGCAGGCGCGACACTTTGCCATCTATTCTGGATGGGCTTTGATATTGTGACGACAGCAGGGATTAACCTAAGCATTGTCAATGTTGCCGCACTCATCAGTTTGCTGATCTCTATTATCATGACCCTGTCGATCAATAAATTTAAGATATTACCTTTATTACCTATCGTGTATGGTTTTTCGATCATTGTCATTACGATAAGCTATTTTCTGCCGACGATTTACATTTCCAATTTAAGTGATAATCCACCACTTGTTGTTCATATTGTCGTGATCCTATTTGCCTATGCGGCTTTCATTGTGGCGAGCTTACTTGCGCTGCAAATGGCTTACTTAGATTATCAACTCAAACACAAACGCCCAATCGCAATGCACCCTGCACTGCCATCGTTAATGACCATAGAAAAACAACTTATCAGGTTATTAAGTCTCGGTTTAGTACTGCTATCCGTGGCAATAGTGACAAGTTTTATCTTTTTTGAAGATACTTTTACCCGCTCTCAAGCACATAAGACCGTTTTATCTATCTTAGCTTGGCTATTTTATTCTGTGTTACTCTGGGGCCACTTTAAACAAGGCTGGCGTAGCAATAAAATTGCTTTTGGTACATTGTTTGGTTCTGTATTACTATCATTAGCCTATTTCGGCTCTCGTTTTGTAAAAGAGATCCTACTTCATTAATACTTAAACATACTTATAACCATCGTATATTACTTACTATACATAAACTTGCGTAATCAAAGGATAACACTTGGACGACATATCAACAGGAACCTTATTCGGTCTCCTGACTATTTTAATCCTCATGTCAGCTTATTTCTCTAGTTCTGAAACAGGCATGATGTCTCTCAATCGTTACAGGCTGAAGCACCTGGTTAAAAATAACCATACGGGTGCGAAACGTGTAGAAAAACTCCTCAACAGACCGGATCGTTTGATTGGTCTTATTCTTATTGGTAACAATCTAGTCAACATCTTGGCTTCTTCCATCGCAACAATTATCGGTATGCGCTTATTTGCAGAAAATGAAGCGCTTGGTTTAGCCGTATCGACAGGTCTGTTAACAATCGTTATCCTTATCTTTGCTGAAGTAACGCCTAAGACCTTAGCCGCACTGCACCCAGAAAAAGTCGCATTTCCAAGCTCATTGTTATTACGCCCAATGCTAACCTTGTTTTATCCATTGGTATGGCTAGTAAACATCATCTCTAATGGCCTATTGCGACTATTGCGCGTGAATATCCATCATAATGACAATGGAGCTCTGAACTCCGAAGAGTTGCGTACCATAGTGCATGAAGCCGGGGCCATGATCCCGCAGCGTCACCAAGATATGCTGATCAGTATTCTTGACCTAGAGAAAGTAACCGTTGATGACATTATGGTGCCTCGTAACGAGATCATTGCGATTGATATCAACGATGATTGGGAGATCCTGTTACGCCAATTACGTAATATTTCACATACCAGGGTATTGCTGTACCGTGACACCATCGATGATGCAGTTGGATTTGTGCATACCCGTGATGCACTACGTCTATTACTCAAAGAACAATTAGATAAAACCACACTGTTACGTGCGGTAAAAGAGCTGTACTTCATTCCAGAGGCGACACCGCTTAATGTGCAGCTATTAAAATTCCAACGTAAAAAAGAGCGTATCGGTTTAATTGTCGATGAATATGGCGACATTCAAGGCTTAGTCACGCTAGAAGACATCTTAGAAGAGATTGTGGGTGACTTTACCACCACGATGGCACCAACGGTGAGTGAAGAGATTGAGCCGCAATCTGACGGTAGCTATATCATTGATGGCACAGCAAACGTGCGTGATATTAATAAAGAAATGAACTGGCACTTTCCAACTAAAGGTCCAAAAACACTCAACGGTTTGATTTTAGAATATTTGGAAGAGATCCCCGAGGCCAATATCAGTTTGATCATTGAAGGGCACCCGTTAGAAGTATTAGAAATTGAAAACAATGTGATCCGACGAGTTCGCGTGCAACCGGTAGAAAAGAATAAAACTCAAATAGCGCATTAACCAAGGCCCTTATTCTTACTTTAAACAAATTGTAGATAATAAAAAAGCACCTAATTTAGGTGCTTTTTTCATTAGTTTTTAAATTAATAAAAATTAATATTTATTTGTTTGCGTTTTTAACTGCGTCTTTCAATGCCTTACCAGCAACGAATGCAGGAATTGTCGCAGCCGAAATTTGAATTTCTTCACCCGTTTGTGGGTTACGGCCAATACGTGCTGAACGTTCGCTTACTTTAAAAGTACCGAAACCAATTAGCTGTACAGCTTCTTTTTCTTTAAGGCTTTCAGTGATTGCACTTAGGATCTCTTCTAGTGCTGCTTTAGCTTGTACTTTCGTTAAATCTGCTTTCGCTGCAACTGCATCGATTAATTGAGTTTTATTCATAAGAATGTCCTTTCTACTATTCAATAACATTAAACTATTAAACACTCTATTCAAAAACACCGTTGACCGCAAAGGATTTATCGCCTTAATTCAGTCAATTGCCGAGAGAATAGTCAACAAATGGGGTGGCGCTCACACTAATCTCACTCTACGTACAAAAAAACATCATAAAATAATCACTGACACCTAACCGAGACAGCCCTAACTACCAGTGTCAGCGGCTGTTTTATGAGTTTGCAATCAATTAATCTAAGGTAATACCAATATTAGAAATACCGCTATTTTTAGCAAACTGGCGAAGCGCCTTAATACTATCAGGTGATTTCTGTACCGTTAATAGATCCAGCACGGCTTGCTGAAATTCAATTTCTGTTTTCATCAGCTCATCAGCGAAAATGATATCCTCGTCAATTTCTTCACCCGCCAACGCTTCTAAATAACTTGCAACAGTACCAATAGAAACTCGCGATGCATTCATTGCCTCGTTCACATCCGGATCGGGGGCAACTACACTATTAAAGGCACTGTTTAAAGTCACACATGCATCCAGTGCAGGGTAAACACCATAAACATCAAATTTGTCTACATTGGGAATAATCGGTTCGAAACGATCAAATTGAATTGTAAAATTAATTTTGCTGTTTTTAACCGTTAATGATTCCCAAAACAGATCTAATGATAAACGGAACTGCTTTGCATTACCTGTTTCACAAGCTTCAGAAAATAATTTGTAATTAGGAAAGCTGCGTTCAGCAAGTGCCGTAATAAAGCTCACTTTCTGCCAAGGTAATAATTTCATTAATTGCTTTTGGTGGTTTTCTTCAAGCACAAAATACCCTCTTCTTTATGGTCTTCATTCTTTCTATAATAGTTAAATATTCTCAACGTCATGAAGATATTTATCTAACGCTATTTATACTCGTTATATTAGTGAGATACAAGACAGACCAAACCAATCATACTAAATCGACGTCAATTCAAACGAAAAAATCAAGATCACAAATTCATTCCTGTAATCTAGTACTTAACATCAAACTTAAGTTCACTCATCCATCATCAAGCAGCATACATCATTCACGGTTCATTACAGCGAATATGGCCTATGGTATTGATGGTTTCGTATTACAAGTATCCGCTAAGTTCTAATCAGCCAGGGAATATAATTAAATTTTATATTGCAGTATATTTAATAGGTTCTTTTTTATTATTAAACCGTAAAATAACGACATCCATATTTTTTATAGACAGTAATGAATACTTACAAACTGCATCGCTACCTTGGCTATTTATTAATATTACCTGTGACGCTATGGGCATTTACCGGCGCATTTTTCTTAATTAAACCCGGTTACAAAAATGCCTATGAGCAATTGCACATAACCAGTTATCCACGCCATGCAACGTTACCACTGTTACCCGAACCTGAATGGCAAGCGATTGCTATTAATCGCAGTATTAACTTACCAAGACGGGATCGCCGTTACCGATACCAAGATAAAACTCATGTTTAATTGGACACGTTTAACCCTACGCCAGCAAGGTGCGGACAGGCGCCGTGATGATCAAAAAATCAGCGAGAAAAGTATAATAAGACCAAATAACGAGTAAAACATACATATAAAAAAGGCAGGTATGTCGTCATACCTGCCTTCTATATCTATTCATTCAAATAGCGTAAATAAAATGACTAAACGCTAGTTAATATTAGCATTAAAATTCTTTTTCAACTTCAGGAGTCTTAATTTCAGGAGTCTTAACTTCAGCCACTTCTTCGTCTTTATCACCCAGTAGATTAGCACGGATCATACCGTCAATTTCTGCAGCAATCTTCGGATTATCAGCAAGGTACTGTGATGCTTTCGCTTTACCTTGACCAATCTTGTCTCCCTTGTATGAGTACCAAGCGCCAGCTTTTTCAATGAGTTTTTCTTTAACACCTAAATCAACTAGCTCACCATTACGGTTGAAGCCTTTGCCGTATAGTATTTGAAATTCAGCTTGTTTAAACGGTGCTGCAATCTTGTTTTTAACCACTTTAACACGTGTTTCATTACCCGTGATCTCGTCGCCATCTTTAACCGAACCAATACGACGGATATCTAAACGTACTGACGCGTAAAATTTAAGGGCGTTACCACCTGTGGTGGTTTCTGGTGAACCAAACATCACACCAATCTTCATACGGATCTGGTTAATGAAGATACACATAGTGTTGCTCGTTTTTAAGTTACCCGTTAATTTACGCATCGCTTGCGACAACATTCGCGCTTGCAGACCCATGTGGTTATCGCCCATGCTGCCTTCAATCTCAGCTTTTGGTGTCAATGCCGCAACCGAGTCAATCACGATAATATCGACTGCACCTGAGCGTGCTAACATGTCAGTAATCTCGAGAGCTTGTTCACCGGTATCTGGTTGCGATATCAATAGTTCATTCACATCAACACCCAGTTTACCCGCATAGAGAGGATCCAGTGCATGCTCAGCATCAATAAACGCGCAAACTTTACCTTCACGTTGTGCAGACGCAATCACTTCTAACGTTAATGTCGTTTTACCACTTGATTCCGGACCATAAATTTCAACGATACGCCCCATCGGTAAGCCACCAACACCCAGCGCAATATCAAGAGAAAGTGAACCTGTAGAAACAGTTTCTACGTCCATGGTACGGTTATCACCTAGCTTCATGATAGAACCTTTACCAAATTGCTTTTCAATTTGTCCAATTGCTGCAGCTAAGGCTTTTTCTTTATTCGCGTCCATTTTATTCCCCTGAGGCATAATCGAGTATTTAATTTAAAGGCATAAGTATACTGTTCGTTCATACAGTATCAAGCAATAAACGCATATTTTTTTAATTATTATGAGTGGTGCATATTTACGTACAAAAAATACAGTCGCCACCTTGCTTTAGCATTGTTATTATAGCTGCAACTATTATTTTCAAACCGAGCCGCTATGCAACCTAATTTTATTGCACCACAAGACTTAACCAATCACACCCCTATGATGCAACAATTCTTTAAGTTAAAAGCTGAGCAACCAGAAATCTTACTCTTTTATCGCATGGGCGATTTTTATGAGTTATTTTATGATGATGCCAAAAAAGCGTCGCAATTATTAGGCATCTCTCTGACCAAGCGTGGTAAGTCAAATGGTAACCCGATCCCAATGGCAGGTATCCCTTACCATTCATTAGAAGGTTATTTAGCAAAGCTAGTACGTTGTGGTGAATCGGTAGCGATCTGTGAACAAATTGGCGATCCGGCGACATCCAAAGGTCCAGTAGAACGTAAAGTGGTCCGTATTGTGACCCCTGGCACGGTCAGTGACGAAGCTTTACTTACCGAACATAATGACAATTTATTAGCCGCATTATTCCAAGATGGTAACACCTTTGGTTATGCCACCCTTGATATGGGTAGCGGCCGTTTTCTGATCAATCAATTTAGCTCAGAGGACACCTTACTTGCAGAGCTGCAACGTACCGATCCCGCAGAGCTGCTGTACTGTGAATCATTGGAATCGGTTCAACATATTAATCACCTTAGAGGTCTACGTCGCCGCCCAGAGTGGGAGTTTGATTTACAAACTGGCCGCAACGTTTTATGTCAGCAATTTGGAACCAAAGATTTAATCGCTTTTGGTGTCGAAAATGCGCCAGTGGCCCTATGTGCTGCAGGTTGCTTAATGCAATACGTGAAAGAAACCCAGCGAACTGCATTGCCGCATATCCGCTCGATCAAGCTTGAACAAACAGAACAAATGGTGGTGATGGATGCGGCAACCCGCCGTAATCTAGAACTCACCCAAAACTTATCCGGTGGTGTTGAGAATACCTTGGCAGAAGTACTTGATCATACTTCAACACCGATGGGCAGCCGGCTATTAAAACGTTGGTTGCATCAACCAATCCGCGATAGCTTGGTGTTACAGCAACGCCAATCCAGTATTCAATCATTACTCGACGTCGGTGCGTTAAACGATCTACAACCAATATTACGCACTATCGGCGATATCGAACGTATCATTGCCCGTTTATCATTACGCTCAGCGCGTCCGCGCGATCTGGTACGGTTACGTAATGCCTTCCAGCAATTACCCGCATTACGCACACTACTGGCAGAACACGATGCCGAACACTTAAGCTCATTACAGCAATTAGCGGGTGAGTTCAGTGAGCTAGAACAGTTACTGACGTTCGCCGTTATCGACAACCCGCCAGTATTAATCCGTGACGGCGGCGTGATAGCGCCCGGTTATAACCAAGAGTTAGATGAATGGCGCGCCCTAAACAAAGGGGCGACGGATTATCTCAAAGCCTTAGAAGAACGCGAAAAACAACAAACCGGTATCCCTACCTTAAAAGTCGGTTATAACCGCGTTCACGGTTACTTCATCGAAGTCAGTCGCCTACAATCAGATCAAGTGCCAGCAACCTACATCCGACGTCAAACGCTGAAAAACACCGAACGTTACATCATTCCAGAGTTGAAAGAACATGAAGATAAAGTACTCAGTAGCCAAAGTAAGTCACTGGCACTAGAGAAACAACTTTATGAACAATTATTAGATAAGTTGTTACCGTATATTCCCGCACTGCAAGACAGCGCAGCCGCATTATCAGAACTAGATGTACTGTGTAACTTTGCAGAACGCGCAGAAACTTTAAACTATTGCCGCCCGACAATTAGTATCAAACCTGGTATCGACATTATCAATGGTCGTCATCCTGTCGTTGAGCAGGTGATGACAGAACCG comes from the Moritella yayanosii genome and includes:
- the mutS gene encoding DNA mismatch repair protein MutS — its product is MQPNFIAPQDLTNHTPMMQQFFKLKAEQPEILLFYRMGDFYELFYDDAKKASQLLGISLTKRGKSNGNPIPMAGIPYHSLEGYLAKLVRCGESVAICEQIGDPATSKGPVERKVVRIVTPGTVSDEALLTEHNDNLLAALFQDGNTFGYATLDMGSGRFLINQFSSEDTLLAELQRTDPAELLYCESLESVQHINHLRGLRRRPEWEFDLQTGRNVLCQQFGTKDLIAFGVENAPVALCAAGCLMQYVKETQRTALPHIRSIKLEQTEQMVVMDAATRRNLELTQNLSGGVENTLAEVLDHTSTPMGSRLLKRWLHQPIRDSLVLQQRQSSIQSLLDVGALNDLQPILRTIGDIERIIARLSLRSARPRDLVRLRNAFQQLPALRTLLAEHDAEHLSSLQQLAGEFSELEQLLTFAVIDNPPVLIRDGGVIAPGYNQELDEWRALNKGATDYLKALEEREKQQTGIPTLKVGYNRVHGYFIEVSRLQSDQVPATYIRRQTLKNTERYIIPELKEHEDKVLSSQSKSLALEKQLYEQLLDKLLPYIPALQDSAAALSELDVLCNFAERAETLNYCRPTISIKPGIDIINGRHPVVEQVMTEPFIANPVQLNPKRRMLIITGPNMGGKSTYMRQTALITLMAHIGSFVPAEKMTTSLIDRIFTRIGASDDLASGRSTFMVEMTETANILHNATANSLVLMDEIGRGTSTYDGLSLAWACAEYLTNKIQAYTLFATHYFELTTLAEQHSSLVNVHLDAVEHGDSIVFMHSVQDGAADRSYGLQVAALAGVPKPVIHAAKVKLHELERLSHQPVVTGKRPPLEVTPVSHPVIDDLSALNIDNMTPREALEVLYRLKEQL